CGCACCGGTGACCCAGCCGGACGATTCGGGGTCGAGCAGCATGCACACCCATCGGCCGATCTCGGTGTCCTCGCCGAACCGCCCCATCGGGGTCGACGACCGGAGGTCGACGCGCAGTCGCTCGGTGGCCGCCTCGTCCAGCCCGGTCTCGTTCCACATCGGGGTGTCCACGGGTCCGGGCATAATGGCGTTCACCCGTACGTCCGGGGCGAGTTCCCTCGCCAGCGAGCGGGTGAGGCTGTTCAGGGCGGCCTTGGTCGCGCCGTAGAAGGACCGCCCCGGCATGGACAGCACCGCGCCGACGGACGAGATGTTGACGACGCTGCCGCGGCGGGCGCGCAGGTGCGGCAGGGCGCGGCGGACCAGTTCGGCGGGGGCCCGCACGTTGACGGCGAACATCGCGTCGAACAGCGCGGGGTCGCTCTCGTCGAGCCGCCCGAAGCGGGCCAGACCCGCGTTGTTGACCACCGCGTCGACCCCGCCGAAGCGGTCGGCCGCCGTCGCGACGATCCGTTCGGCGGCGCCGGGCGCGGAGACGTCCTGCGCCACGTACGCGACCGCGGGTCCGTACCGGTCCGCCAGGTCGCGCAGCGGTTCCTCCCGCCGGCCGACGAGCGTCACGCGGGCGCCCGCCTTCACCACGCACTCCGTGATGCCCCGGCCGATACCGGTGGCAGCGCCGGTGATCACCACCGACTTCCCGTCCAGGGTCATCGCACGGCCTCGCTCTCCGCGAGGGCCGCGGCCAGGTCGGTGATCAGCTCGCCGGGGTCCGAGAGGGGCCGGAAGTGCCCGCCCGGCTGGGGCCGCACGGTGAAGGGGCCGGTGCCGACCTCGGCCCAGGCGGCGACTCGCTCCTCGTCGACCAGCGGGTCCTCGGTGTTGTAGTAGCAGCGCACCGGGCACCGCAGCGGTTCGGGGT
Above is a genomic segment from Streptomyces glaucescens containing:
- a CDS encoding SDR family NAD(P)-dependent oxidoreductase yields the protein MTLDGKSVVITGAATGIGRGITECVVKAGARVTLVGRREEPLRDLADRYGPAVAYVAQDVSAPGAAERIVATAADRFGGVDAVVNNAGLARFGRLDESDPALFDAMFAVNVRAPAELVRRALPHLRARRGSVVNISSVGAVLSMPGRSFYGATKAALNSLTRSLARELAPDVRVNAIMPGPVDTPMWNETGLDEAATERLRVDLRSSTPMGRFGEDTEIGRWVCMLLDPESSGWVTGALIPVDGGRTA